In Elusimicrobium sp., one genomic interval encodes:
- a CDS encoding MCE family protein, with the protein MKAETKLGIFTILGLVVFGFSLYFLGGLSVTRTYDLNIKFHDVSGLPVRAPVKLSGVEVGKVKQIKIQDGEVVVVAEIHEGVEIYSGAKFSVVMTGIIGSKYLKIVQGDALASVYKPGDYLNGVDDLPMDVMITQTMASIKEFVDSVNNQGAFGDKLNQTMAEVRQLSANLNQMVATMRPYLTRSVQNLDVASERLTDLMAKADSLMTSLEQGEGVIGSLIKDPEMKEEVKESVTNLKDTMAEVKTFVGKMSRFRVYWDYDFFYLPDASLSTSDLALEIYPSSGYTFYRAGIANIGNEDDTLDPHDYLEKNQFDVRFGLYNKWATLSAGLIRGAGGVALELKPFYDKEFLQRFTFTGEFSDWGRDRTINGRLFNKPNVNYGVDFRFNRYFSAGAWVRDALETNEVAVKANISFNDQDISSFFGLATMAGK; encoded by the coding sequence ATGAAAGCAGAAACAAAATTGGGTATTTTTACCATATTGGGACTTGTCGTATTCGGTTTTTCTCTCTATTTTTTAGGGGGGCTTTCCGTTACGCGCACTTACGATTTGAACATTAAATTTCACGATGTTTCCGGTTTGCCGGTGCGTGCCCCCGTTAAACTTTCCGGGGTGGAAGTGGGGAAAGTGAAACAAATTAAAATTCAAGACGGCGAAGTCGTTGTGGTGGCAGAAATCCACGAAGGGGTAGAAATCTATTCCGGGGCTAAATTTTCCGTTGTCATGACGGGTATTATCGGTTCTAAATACTTAAAAATCGTTCAAGGCGATGCTTTGGCCTCCGTATACAAACCCGGCGATTATCTTAACGGAGTGGACGATTTGCCCATGGATGTGATGATTACACAAACCATGGCCAGCATCAAAGAGTTTGTAGACAGCGTAAACAACCAAGGAGCCTTCGGTGATAAACTGAATCAAACCATGGCCGAAGTACGCCAACTTTCCGCCAACCTAAACCAAATGGTGGCTACGATGCGCCCCTATTTAACCCGTTCCGTGCAGAATTTAGATGTCGCCAGCGAACGCTTGACCGATTTAATGGCTAAGGCTGATTCTTTGATGACCAGCCTGGAACAAGGCGAAGGGGTCATCGGCAGTTTAATTAAAGACCCGGAAATGAAGGAAGAAGTAAAAGAAAGTGTTACCAACTTAAAAGATACCATGGCTGAAGTAAAAACTTTTGTGGGTAAAATGAGCCGTTTTCGCGTGTATTGGGATTATGATTTCTTCTATTTGCCCGATGCCTCTCTTTCTACCAGTGATTTGGCTTTGGAAATTTATCCTTCCAGCGGCTATACTTTCTATCGGGCCGGTATTGCTAACATCGGAAACGAAGACGACACCCTGGATCCTCACGATTACTTGGAAAAAAATCAATTTGATGTCCGCTTCGGCCTCTACAACAAGTGGGCTACTTTGTCGGCCGGTTTGATCCGCGGTGCGGGCGGGGTGGCCTTGGAACTTAAACCTTTCTACGATAAAGAATTTTTGCAACGCTTTACATTTACCGGGGAATTTTCGGATTGGGGACGCGACCGCACGATTAACGGGCGCTTGTTTAATAAACCTAATGTCAATTACGGGGTAGATTTCCGCTTTAATCGCTACTTCTCCGCCGGTGCGTGGGTGCGCGATGCGTTGGAAACCAACGAGGTGGCCGTCAAAGCCAATATCTCGTTTAACGATCAGGACATTTCCTCCTTCTTCGGTTTGGCCACCATGGCCGGGAAATAA
- a CDS encoding ABC transporter ATP-binding protein gives MIEIINLQKNFGSKQVLKGVNLKIEEGKTTCILGGSGSGKSTLIKCLIRLEDPTGGKIILGGKDITKIHSEVKLAAIRRHFGYLFQEGALFDSMTVGENVAFGLKYLTDTPESKYPKIIKEKLALVGLKEEVAKLNPSELSGGMKKRVSLARVLAVNPKVILYDEPTTGLDPIMSDIISDLILDLKAKLGVTSVVITHDMHSAFKIADYIAFLYEGEILMYGTPEEFRKTDNPFVKQFVNGSSQGPIQMKLMKE, from the coding sequence ATGATTGAGATTATTAACCTGCAAAAGAATTTCGGTTCCAAGCAAGTGCTTAAAGGGGTTAACCTCAAAATAGAAGAGGGAAAAACCACCTGTATTTTGGGTGGTTCCGGCTCCGGGAAAAGCACCTTAATTAAATGTTTGATTCGCTTGGAAGACCCCACCGGCGGCAAAATTATATTGGGCGGAAAGGACATTACTAAAATTCACAGCGAAGTAAAACTGGCCGCTATTCGCCGGCATTTCGGGTATCTTTTTCAGGAGGGGGCCCTTTTTGACTCCATGACCGTAGGGGAAAATGTGGCCTTTGGCCTTAAATACTTAACCGACACTCCGGAAAGTAAATATCCCAAAATCATCAAAGAAAAACTGGCTTTGGTAGGCTTAAAGGAAGAGGTAGCCAAACTCAACCCCAGCGAACTTTCCGGCGGTATGAAAAAACGCGTGTCGCTGGCGCGGGTGTTGGCGGTTAACCCCAAAGTTATTTTGTACGATGAACCGACCACCGGCTTAGACCCCATCATGTCCGACATTATCAGCGATTTGATTTTAGACTTAAAAGCAAAATTGGGCGTTACCTCGGTGGTTATTACGCACGATATGCACTCCGCTTTCAAAATAGCGGACTATATTGCCTTCTTATACGAAGGTGAAATTTTGATGTACGGCACTCCCGAGGAGTTCCGCAAAACCGATAATCCCTTCGTTAAACAATTTGTAAACGGCAGCAGTCAAGGGCCTATACAAATGAAATTGATGAAGGAGTAA
- a CDS encoding ABC transporter permease: MFTAIGKYMMNLFDQVGGAAQMVRSSLFWVTHSRFEFHQAVDQSVTIGVESLGVTALTSLFTGMVLALQAGNTIGNIFGEPIFVGTIVTFSLIRELGPVLTSVVVSGRAGAAVTAQIGTMAVTEQIDALYTLGTNPIRYLVIPRMFGFLLTMPILTLFSNLFGVLGGYLVAIYALGIPGEVYMTDITSFMDVDDFMHGFIKSFIFAFMVATVCCYKGISTRGGAEGVGKSTTGAVVTTIVLILVLDYFLTAILTAFGI, translated from the coding sequence ATGTTTACGGCTATCGGAAAATACATGATGAACCTGTTCGACCAAGTGGGCGGCGCTGCCCAAATGGTTCGTTCCAGTTTATTTTGGGTCACCCACTCCCGTTTTGAATTTCACCAAGCGGTGGATCAAAGCGTAACGATTGGGGTAGAGTCTTTAGGCGTTACCGCACTGACCAGTTTATTTACCGGCATGGTGCTTGCCTTACAAGCCGGTAATACGATTGGCAACATCTTCGGAGAACCGATTTTTGTAGGAACGATTGTTACCTTCTCTCTTATTCGCGAACTGGGCCCCGTGTTGACCAGTGTGGTGGTTTCCGGCCGTGCGGGTGCCGCCGTTACGGCGCAAATCGGCACCATGGCGGTAACGGAACAGATTGATGCCCTCTACACTTTGGGAACAAACCCGATTCGTTATTTGGTAATTCCCCGTATGTTCGGGTTCCTTCTCACCATGCCCATTTTAACGCTTTTCTCCAATCTTTTCGGAGTCTTGGGCGGATACCTAGTAGCCATTTATGCTTTGGGTATCCCCGGAGAAGTTTACATGACGGATATCACTTCCTTTATGGATGTGGACGATTTTATGCACGGGTTTATTAAGTCTTTTATTTTTGCCTTTATGGTGGCGACGGTTTGCTGTTATAAAGGCATCAGCACCCGTGGCGGTGCCGAAGGGGTGGGGAAATCTACCACCGGGGCAGTGGTTACCACGATTGTACTGATTTTGGTGTTGGACTACTTTTTAACCGCTATTTTAACGGCTTTTGGAATTTAA
- the alr gene encoding alanine racemase, giving the protein MTLPLLRPTVAEVDLKKLSRNLHKIKMQVGEGVGILVPLKANAYGHGAEGVGRFLEENALCQFFGTASVEEGMQLREAGLKMPILVLGSIYPFEAFEYAIENNLAVTIASRQAAQAVCRIAEKMGKKAYCHVKQDTGMGRIGTRRGGVMGVIEELSNHPNIILDGFYSHLSSVDSDEAFTEEQIGYYRDTLTNISLRGIHINHCHLAASAAVEKRPDVYYDMVRPGHSAYGLREGFEPVLSFKTRVVYLKDLPAGSSVSYGRSFMAAQNMKVATLPVGYGDGYLRDFSNKGEVLVRGKRCRVLGNVTMDMMMVDVTRVEDVAVGDEAVLVGRQGDEEITWAELAQVAGTIDYELCTLLQARVPRIYKK; this is encoded by the coding sequence ATGACTTTACCCCTTCTCCGCCCCACCGTTGCCGAGGTGGATTTGAAAAAACTTTCCCGCAACTTGCATAAAATAAAAATGCAGGTAGGGGAAGGTGTCGGTATTTTGGTTCCCTTAAAAGCCAATGCGTACGGGCACGGAGCGGAAGGGGTGGGGCGTTTCTTGGAAGAAAACGCCTTGTGCCAATTTTTCGGTACGGCTTCGGTGGAAGAAGGAATGCAATTGCGCGAAGCCGGGCTTAAAATGCCTATTTTGGTATTGGGAAGTATCTATCCTTTTGAGGCTTTTGAATATGCCATAGAAAACAATTTGGCCGTTACCATTGCCAGCCGTCAGGCCGCGCAAGCCGTTTGCCGAATTGCCGAAAAAATGGGGAAAAAAGCCTACTGCCATGTAAAACAAGATACGGGCATGGGGCGTATTGGTACCCGTCGTGGCGGAGTGATGGGTGTGATTGAAGAACTGTCAAATCACCCGAATATCATTTTGGACGGTTTTTATTCTCATCTTTCCAGTGTAGACAGCGATGAGGCTTTTACGGAAGAACAAATCGGTTACTATCGCGATACCCTTACCAACATTAGTCTGCGGGGTATCCACATCAACCATTGCCACTTGGCTGCTTCTGCGGCGGTGGAAAAACGGCCCGATGTGTATTACGATATGGTGCGCCCCGGGCACAGTGCGTATGGATTACGGGAAGGCTTTGAACCTGTTTTATCGTTTAAGACCCGCGTGGTGTATCTAAAAGATTTACCGGCCGGTTCCAGTGTCAGCTACGGGCGCAGTTTTATGGCGGCTCAAAATATGAAAGTGGCCACTTTGCCCGTAGGATACGGAGACGGCTACTTACGCGATTTTTCCAACAAAGGGGAAGTGCTTGTCCGTGGGAAACGTTGCCGCGTATTGGGCAATGTAACCATGGATATGATGATGGTAGATGTAACCCGGGTGGAAGATGTTGCCGTAGGGGACGAAGCCGTGCTGGTCGGCCGCCAAGGGGACGAGGAAATTACTTGGGCGGAACTGGCGCAAGTTGCCGGCACGATTGATTACGAACTTTGCACGCTTTTGCAAGCGCGCGTACCGAGGATTTATAAAAAATAA
- the dnaB gene encoding replicative DNA helicase — MASNLLEERIPPQAIDAEMAVLGSMLLDSEAVTDALEILTPEHFYKESHQKIFDTIKTLIDRGQAVDIVTLSEELKKKNLLTQLGGELYLTQLVDKVATTAHVKHYAEIVYKKFVVRDLIRTATALVQRCYKEEDDEPQVLIDSAADQIYKLSQKQKLSGFVASKDLAPEVMDLLEKAVQNKSAVQGVPTGLSRFDERTGGLRKSDLIILGARPSQGKTALALNMAHHACVNCGIPVAFFSLEMGRHSIFERMIGAAAQVEIHKLRRGYFDRSKWSDLTREMGRLASAPFYIDDTSGLSITELRMRARRLASELKKQGKELGLIVIDYLQLIRGGERRMESRQQEVSEISRMLKDLARTLNVPVVALSQLSRKNEDKGRTGNRPQLSDLRESGSIEQDADVVALIHREAYYKPEGPEREAVEREAKLIIAKQRNGPVGDVDLMFIAEYALFTNPAPEQMERAQEMSHDTIIEIPE; from the coding sequence ATGGCAAGTAATTTATTAGAAGAAAGAATCCCTCCGCAAGCGATAGATGCGGAAATGGCCGTTTTGGGGTCTATGCTTTTAGACAGCGAAGCAGTTACCGATGCTTTGGAAATTTTGACTCCCGAACATTTTTATAAAGAATCGCACCAAAAGATTTTTGACACGATTAAAACCCTGATAGACCGCGGACAGGCGGTAGATATTGTTACTTTAAGCGAAGAATTAAAGAAGAAAAACCTGCTCACTCAACTGGGCGGAGAACTTTATCTTACGCAATTGGTGGACAAAGTAGCCACTACGGCTCACGTAAAACACTATGCGGAAATCGTCTATAAAAAGTTTGTCGTGCGTGATTTGATTCGCACGGCTACTGCTTTGGTGCAACGCTGCTATAAAGAAGAAGACGATGAACCGCAGGTGTTGATTGATTCCGCCGCCGACCAAATTTACAAATTAAGCCAAAAACAAAAACTTTCCGGTTTTGTGGCTTCCAAAGATTTGGCTCCCGAAGTGATGGACTTGTTGGAAAAAGCCGTTCAAAATAAAAGTGCCGTTCAGGGGGTTCCTACGGGGCTTTCTCGCTTTGACGAACGCACCGGCGGGCTTCGCAAGTCGGACTTGATTATCTTGGGGGCTCGCCCCAGCCAAGGGAAGACCGCCCTCGCACTTAACATGGCTCACCATGCGTGCGTAAACTGCGGGATTCCGGTGGCGTTTTTCTCGTTGGAAATGGGCCGCCACAGTATTTTTGAACGTATGATCGGTGCTGCCGCGCAAGTAGAAATTCACAAACTGCGCCGCGGATATTTCGACAGGAGCAAATGGTCTGACTTGACCCGCGAAATGGGCCGTTTGGCTTCCGCTCCTTTTTACATTGACGATACCTCCGGCCTGTCTATTACCGAACTTCGTATGCGTGCGCGCCGATTGGCAAGCGAACTAAAAAAACAAGGCAAAGAATTAGGCCTTATCGTTATCGATTATTTACAGTTAATTCGCGGCGGGGAACGGCGTATGGAAAGCCGCCAACAGGAAGTATCCGAAATTTCCCGCATGCTGAAAGATCTGGCCCGCACCTTAAATGTGCCGGTGGTGGCTCTTTCGCAGTTAAGCCGTAAAAACGAAGACAAAGGCCGCACCGGCAACCGCCCTCAACTTTCCGACTTGCGCGAATCGGGTTCTATTGAACAGGACGCTGATGTGGTGGCTTTGATTCACCGCGAAGCTTACTATAAGCCCGAAGGGCCGGAACGCGAAGCCGTGGAACGCGAGGCAAAACTGATTATCGCTAAACAACGTAACGGCCCGGTAGGTGATGTGGACTTGATGTTTATTGCCGAATACGCACTATTCACCAACCCCGCTCCCGAACAAATGGAACGGGCCCAGGAAATGAGCCACGATACCATTATCGAAATTCCGGAATAA
- the tgt gene encoding tRNA guanosine(34) transglycosylase Tgt codes for MNSPFRILAKDSRSKARTGVLYTKHGPVRTPVFMPVATQACVKALTDEDLKNAGAQCLLSNTYHLYLRPTTQILQKMGGIHKFMNWDGSVLTDSGGFQVYSLSKFRKIKEEGVTFQSHHDGSKHLFTPENVIQFESEIGSDIWTMLDVCIHAKDPSKYDARQALNITKRWAERAAKAYQKTVPQQNITQNADGSFSVGNSLLFGIIQGSIFPDLRKEAAQHMASLPTHGYCLGGLSLGETLEQMNESVLAVTDNLPENKPRYFMGLGTPVEILNSIERGVDMFDCVWPTRVARNGLAMTSGGRVNIKNAEYRTQDIPLDPECDCYTCRRYSRAYLSHLYRSAELTSHRLMSIHNIRFLIRLTERAREAIENGTFLEFKEEVIRKYQNFK; via the coding sequence ATGAATTCCCCTTTTCGCATTTTAGCCAAAGATTCCCGTTCCAAAGCCCGCACGGGTGTGCTTTATACCAAGCACGGCCCGGTGCGTACCCCGGTTTTTATGCCGGTCGCCACGCAAGCCTGCGTAAAAGCCTTAACCGACGAAGATTTGAAAAACGCCGGCGCGCAATGCTTGCTTTCCAACACCTATCACTTATATTTGCGCCCTACCACCCAAATTTTACAGAAAATGGGCGGTATCCATAAATTTATGAATTGGGACGGAAGTGTGCTGACCGATTCGGGCGGATTTCAGGTTTACAGCCTTTCCAAATTTAGAAAAATCAAAGAAGAAGGCGTTACCTTCCAGTCCCACCATGATGGGAGCAAGCACCTTTTCACCCCCGAAAATGTAATTCAATTTGAAAGCGAAATCGGTTCCGATATTTGGACGATGTTAGATGTGTGTATCCATGCCAAGGATCCATCCAAATACGATGCCCGCCAAGCCCTCAACATTACCAAACGTTGGGCCGAACGCGCTGCCAAAGCCTACCAAAAAACAGTGCCGCAACAAAACATTACCCAAAACGCTGACGGTAGTTTTTCCGTCGGCAATTCTCTTTTGTTCGGCATTATCCAAGGTTCTATTTTCCCCGATCTTCGTAAAGAGGCCGCCCAACACATGGCGTCCTTACCCACGCACGGTTATTGCCTCGGCGGGCTTTCATTAGGGGAAACGCTGGAACAAATGAACGAATCCGTTTTGGCCGTTACCGACAATTTACCCGAAAACAAACCGCGCTATTTTATGGGATTGGGTACCCCGGTGGAAATCTTAAATTCCATTGAACGCGGTGTAGATATGTTCGATTGCGTATGGCCCACCCGCGTAGCCCGCAACGGCTTGGCTATGACCAGCGGCGGCCGTGTAAACATTAAAAATGCCGAGTACCGCACGCAAGATATTCCGCTCGACCCGGAATGCGATTGTTACACTTGCCGCCGATATTCCCGCGCTTATTTAAGCCATCTGTACCGTTCGGCCGAACTGACCAGCCACCGCTTAATGAGTATTCACAACATACGCTTCCTGATTCGGTTAACCGAACGCGCCAGAGAGGCTATTGAAAACGGAACCTTCTTGGAATTTAAGGAAGAAGTAATCCGCAAATATCAAAACTTCAAATAA
- a CDS encoding D-alanine--D-alanine ligase — MQIRPFNYRRKNMACLNVVVLYGGKSTEHEVSVHSAQTVCARLQAQPEKYRVYPVFIDKKGYWFLQETCGEQTPQDKPLTPVLRTDAHLMSLDGTFTLKADVVFPVLHGTNCEDGTLQGFLETLDLPYVGCGVLASAMGMDKEISKLIARKTGAEVLPYCVVSRGQDYDKQELETWVKEAGLPVFVKPVRLGSSVGVRKVKEISELHEAVSFALQFDTDVMIEKGVDCAREIFCALYGEGQTVKASACGELRTVAGEFFDYNAKYVVAGGCETNVPADLPEDVQACMREDSQAIFRALRCSGLARVDFLMDKEGRYYFSEINTLPGMSDTSLFPQLFEAGGENYNDILDGLIQLALAVHARKAELSLTR, encoded by the coding sequence ATGCAAATCAGGCCTTTTAACTATAGAAGGAAGAATATGGCTTGTCTAAATGTTGTTGTTCTTTACGGTGGAAAATCTACCGAACATGAAGTTTCTGTTCATAGCGCGCAAACGGTGTGCGCCCGTTTGCAGGCTCAACCGGAAAAATACCGCGTATATCCTGTTTTTATTGATAAAAAAGGTTACTGGTTTTTGCAGGAAACCTGTGGAGAGCAAACTCCGCAGGATAAACCTCTTACGCCCGTTTTGCGTACCGATGCACATTTAATGTCTTTGGACGGAACATTTACCTTAAAAGCAGATGTCGTATTCCCCGTTCTTCACGGAACAAACTGTGAAGACGGTACCCTGCAAGGTTTTTTGGAAACCTTGGATTTGCCGTATGTGGGTTGCGGAGTGTTGGCTTCCGCCATGGGTATGGATAAAGAAATTTCCAAATTGATTGCCCGCAAAACGGGGGCGGAAGTTCTCCCTTATTGCGTGGTTTCGCGCGGGCAGGATTACGATAAACAAGAACTCGAAACCTGGGTAAAAGAGGCGGGGCTTCCCGTTTTTGTAAAACCCGTCCGTTTGGGTTCTTCCGTGGGTGTCCGTAAAGTAAAAGAAATCAGCGAACTGCATGAAGCCGTTTCTTTTGCCCTTCAATTTGATACGGACGTCATGATTGAAAAAGGGGTTGATTGTGCGCGAGAGATTTTCTGCGCTTTGTATGGAGAGGGGCAAACGGTAAAAGCCTCTGCTTGCGGGGAACTCCGTACTGTGGCGGGCGAGTTTTTTGATTATAATGCCAAATATGTAGTAGCCGGCGGATGCGAGACCAATGTTCCGGCAGATTTGCCCGAAGATGTGCAGGCCTGTATGCGCGAAGACAGCCAAGCCATTTTTAGGGCCCTTCGTTGCAGCGGCCTGGCGCGGGTTGACTTTTTAATGGATAAAGAAGGACGGTATTATTTCTCCGAAATTAACACATTGCCCGGTATGAGCGATACCAGCCTGTTCCCGCAACTTTTTGAAGCAGGCGGGGAAAATTATAACGATATTTTGGACGGACTTATCCAACTGGCCTTGGCGGTTCATGCACGTAAGGCGGAGTTAAGTTTAACCCGGTAA
- a CDS encoding bifunctional folylpolyglutamate synthase/dihydrofolate synthase, whose product MSFDIVFNYILKRTGVGLGAGPDGFSRLLARLGNPQEKCKIIHVAGTNGKGSVCTLLAHTLACAGYKTGLFVSPHLQNPTERIQFNGKPISKQVFSKIVLEVFQEEEEELNFFEILTAAALVYFARKKADYVVLETGLGGRKDPTNVCLPVLSIITSIGLDHTQYLGSTLTQIAREKAGIIKPGVPVISGTVNPAAREVISKVAKAKKAPLTFVGLGEPFFDYAYDFVNGQTVLHTEQEGDEWMLHALGTRQVINACVVYQAAKQLGLAEKAVRKGLESVSLPGRFEVLRCGKTLFVLDGAHNPQAVELLVDFWRKSPYYENATLLCGFMKDKDYKKMLTLLSPHFKEIIVTVPPSSRGADQELIEEALPARTQIVFEADWGKALQRALTRERVLCTGSFYLAGAVRNRLSKRAS is encoded by the coding sequence ATGAGTTTTGATATTGTTTTTAATTATATTCTCAAGCGTACGGGAGTAGGCCTGGGGGCCGGCCCGGACGGCTTTTCGCGTTTACTTGCCCGCTTGGGAAACCCTCAGGAAAAATGCAAAATTATCCATGTGGCAGGGACGAACGGCAAAGGTTCTGTTTGTACTCTTTTAGCCCACACCCTTGCTTGTGCCGGTTATAAAACGGGGCTTTTCGTCTCCCCTCATTTGCAAAATCCCACCGAGCGTATCCAATTTAACGGCAAACCTATTTCCAAACAAGTATTTTCCAAAATCGTATTGGAAGTTTTCCAGGAAGAAGAGGAAGAACTGAACTTTTTTGAAATTTTAACGGCGGCCGCGCTTGTTTATTTTGCCCGCAAAAAGGCCGATTATGTAGTGCTGGAAACAGGACTCGGGGGAAGAAAAGACCCCACCAATGTCTGTTTACCGGTACTAAGTATTATTACTTCCATCGGTTTAGACCATACCCAATACTTAGGCTCTACTCTAACTCAAATTGCGCGGGAAAAAGCAGGTATTATTAAGCCGGGTGTTCCCGTTATCAGCGGAACGGTAAACCCCGCCGCGCGCGAGGTAATTTCCAAAGTAGCCAAGGCCAAAAAAGCCCCGCTTACTTTTGTGGGTTTGGGAGAACCTTTTTTTGATTATGCTTATGATTTTGTAAACGGGCAAACCGTTTTGCATACCGAACAGGAAGGCGACGAGTGGATGCTGCATGCGTTGGGAACGCGCCAAGTGATTAACGCCTGCGTCGTTTATCAAGCCGCCAAACAATTGGGCCTGGCGGAAAAAGCAGTTCGCAAGGGGCTGGAGAGTGTTTCGTTACCCGGCCGTTTTGAGGTGCTCCGTTGCGGTAAAACGCTCTTTGTATTGGACGGTGCACACAATCCGCAGGCCGTGGAATTATTGGTTGATTTTTGGCGCAAAAGCCCTTATTACGAAAATGCCACCCTTTTGTGTGGGTTTATGAAAGATAAAGATTATAAAAAAATGCTAACGCTTTTAAGCCCTCATTTTAAGGAAATCATTGTTACGGTGCCGCCCTCTTCCCGCGGGGCCGACCAGGAACTGATAGAAGAAGCCTTGCCGGCCCGCACGCAGATTGTATTCGAGGCCGATTGGGGCAAAGCCCTTCAACGCGCCTTAACGCGCGAACGCGTGTTGTGCACGGGTTCCTTCTATTTGGCGGGTGCCGTTAGAAACCGCCTGTCAAAACGCGCTTCATAA
- the murA gene encoding UDP-N-acetylglucosamine 1-carboxyvinyltransferase, which yields MDRLLIRGGKKLQGTVQISGSKNAALPILVATLLTDEPCVIHRVPNLRDVRTTLKILEYLGKKVEYKNNTVTISANGELKNNLPYELVKQMRASFWVAGPLLTRFQTAEIPLPGGCAIGVRPVDIHLKGFEKLGATCETKGGNVIIRAEKLSPAKIVLRFPSVGATQNLLMCACLIEGETVLENVAKEPEIDDVVDFLNKMGADIHADEKGRLVIRGKKSLHGAEHTVVADRIESGSYMLAAAVTRGDVTVTGCVPEHNAILLEDLQEAGFPLTITKDSVRVHAYDGEIKPLRIRTAPYPGFATDLQAPWMTLMTLANGTAEVDEDIFENRFMHAPELVRMGADIATEKSVARITGVKELSAAHVQSSDLRGGFALVMAGLCAKGETEVERVYHIDRGYEKLEEKLTALGADIRRYNPDKNEF from the coding sequence ATGGATAGATTGTTAATTCGCGGCGGAAAAAAATTACAAGGCACGGTACAAATCAGCGGCAGCAAAAATGCGGCGTTACCTATTTTGGTAGCCACTTTGCTTACGGACGAGCCGTGTGTGATTCATCGTGTGCCTAATTTGCGCGATGTCCGCACTACGCTTAAAATTTTGGAATATCTCGGTAAAAAAGTGGAATACAAAAACAACACCGTTACCATTTCCGCTAACGGAGAATTGAAAAATAATCTTCCGTACGAACTGGTAAAACAAATGCGCGCCAGTTTTTGGGTGGCGGGGCCTTTGTTGACGCGTTTTCAAACGGCGGAAATTCCGCTCCCCGGAGGTTGTGCCATCGGGGTTCGCCCGGTAGATATTCACTTGAAAGGATTTGAAAAATTGGGAGCGACCTGCGAAACCAAGGGCGGCAACGTGATTATCCGTGCCGAAAAATTATCCCCTGCCAAAATTGTGCTTCGCTTCCCGAGCGTGGGTGCCACGCAAAACTTGCTTATGTGCGCGTGCTTGATTGAAGGGGAAACCGTTTTGGAAAATGTGGCCAAAGAACCGGAAATTGATGATGTGGTCGATTTCTTAAACAAAATGGGGGCCGATATCCATGCCGATGAAAAAGGCCGCCTGGTTATTCGGGGTAAAAAATCGTTGCATGGGGCGGAACACACCGTAGTGGCCGACCGCATTGAAAGCGGCTCTTATATGTTGGCGGCCGCCGTTACCCGCGGAGATGTAACCGTAACCGGGTGTGTACCGGAACATAATGCCATTTTGCTGGAAGATTTACAGGAAGCGGGGTTTCCGCTTACCATTACAAAAGATTCCGTGCGTGTGCACGCCTATGATGGAGAAATTAAACCCTTGCGTATCCGTACGGCTCCCTATCCGGGCTTTGCCACCGATTTACAAGCCCCGTGGATGACACTGATGACCTTGGCCAACGGTACGGCCGAAGTGGACGAAGATATTTTTGAAAACCGTTTTATGCATGCACCCGAATTGGTGCGTATGGGGGCGGATATCGCTACCGAAAAAAGTGTGGCGCGCATTACGGGCGTAAAAGAATTATCGGCTGCTCATGTGCAATCTTCCGATCTGCGCGGCGGTTTTGCCTTGGTAATGGCAGGGCTTTGCGCCAAAGGCGAAACGGAAGTGGAGCGCGTGTATCATATTGACCGCGGATATGAAAAGTTAGAAGAAAAACTGACGGCTTTGGGTGCGGATATCCGCCGTTATAACCCGGACAAAAATGAGTTTTGA